A genomic stretch from Helianthus annuus cultivar XRQ/B chromosome 1, HanXRQr2.0-SUNRISE, whole genome shotgun sequence includes:
- the LOC110927214 gene encoding uncharacterized PE-PGRS family protein PE_PGRS46-like, translated as MEASKKIPETGSEESKSIIDLTQSDNQDVKSLEKSCAEVHSNGGEATNGEESPLDDETKGHQEVDEVITVGGVVVSDKSEVVATGEDGGDVMEKSKKRAQCSGDEGGVVGGEPPEKKHNFKFRLFGVDITCYKYDPGPKNGEGSSGGTGVTLDGGVEVTGGDGGSVAGGGGGGDGGSDAVGGGGDGGGGGSDAVDGEPPVQQP; from the exons ATGGAAGCTTCGAAGAAGATTCCTGAGACTGGATCAGAAGAATCAAAATCAATCATCGACTTGACTCAATCAGATAACCAAGACGTTAAATCATTGGAGAAAAG TTGCGCTGAAGTGCATAGCAATGGGGGAGAAGCAACCAATGGCGAAGAGAGTCCTTTGGATGATGAAACTAAAGGTCATCAAGAAGTTGATGAAGTTATAACTGTAGGTGGTGTTGTTGTGTCTGATAAAAGTGAGGTGGTGGCCACTGGAGAAGATGGTGGTGATGTCATGGAAAAAAGTAAGAAAAGGGCACAATGTAGTGGGGATGAAGGTGGTGTTGTTGGTGGTGAACCACCGGAGAAGAAACATAATTTTAAGTTCAGGTTGTTTGGGGTTGATATTACTTGTTACAAATATGACCCTGGTCCAAAAAATGGTGAAGGAAGTAGTGGTGGGACTGGTGTCACTTTAGATGGTGGTGTTGAAGTGACTGGAGGTGATGGTGGCAGTGttgctggtggtggtggtggtggcgacggcgGCAGTGAtgctgttggtggtggtggtgatgggggtGGTGGTGGCAGTGATGCTGTTGATGGTGAACCACCAGTCCAGCAGCCATAG